In a genomic window of Terriglobia bacterium:
- a CDS encoding GDP-mannose 4,6-dehydratase translates to MRWLVTGGLGFIGSNFIRLALRERSALEVVNLDAMTYAGNPANLRDIEGDPRYRFVRGDICEPDKVETAIGPGVDAIVNFAAETHVDRSILDPEAFLRTDVLGTHVL, encoded by the coding sequence ATGCGTTGGCTCGTCACCGGCGGACTCGGGTTCATCGGGTCCAATTTTATCCGCCTCGCCTTGCGCGAGCGGTCCGCCCTCGAGGTCGTCAACCTCGACGCCATGACATACGCCGGTAATCCCGCAAACCTGCGGGATATCGAGGGCGATCCGAGGTACCGCTTCGTCCGCGGCGACATTTGCGAGCCCGACAAGGTCGAGACGGCAATCGGGCCGGGCGTCGATGCCATCGTCAATTTCGCCGCGGAAACCCACGTCGACCGCTCGATCCTCGATCCCGAAGCGTTTCTGCGTACCGACGTTCTCGGAACGCACGTTCTGC